From a region of the Acinetobacter calcoaceticus genome:
- the gshA gene encoding glutamate--cysteine ligase, which translates to MSQPTTPSQSVIPAWVDSSLLQGMLRGIERESLRMQSNGFLSQELHPKALGSALTHPQITTDYSEALMEFITSPKPTIGEALHELTDIHAIVHRHLENGEKLWPLSMPCMLDDNEERIRLAQYGTSNIGRFKTLYRRGLGIRYGRRMQTISGVHYNLSFPDTLFAELQAQETDEQLKSLSLQDYRSHRYFGLIRNFIRLTPLVMFLVGASPTVCRCFLTGHKHQLLPLIKGSYYLPYATALRMGRLGYQNSAQKSLGIHYNNLTGYLDGLQKAVHSPYPPFSRLGLNDAAGEPLQINDHVLQIENEYYSLVRPKQVPQAGETPSQALKNRGVGYVELRAVDVNPYSAIGVDEITAGFLEVLALYCLLSDSPELLGPEQDLIEKNQTEVVNRGRAPNATITDSNGSYHIEDWARLHIAQMQDCAELLDQTYATDLYSSALAVMQARIDEVDETLSAHVIDDTLKHGGTWSFGSHMAQLHAESYEQHELSVGTLKHFEQLAAQSLQQQEQLEHDTQISFDQYLEQYR; encoded by the coding sequence ATGAGTCAACCCACTACACCATCTCAATCAGTTATTCCTGCTTGGGTGGATTCGTCGCTACTACAAGGCATGTTACGTGGAATAGAGCGTGAAAGCCTACGTATGCAAAGTAATGGGTTCTTATCGCAAGAGTTACATCCAAAAGCATTAGGTTCGGCTTTAACACATCCGCAAATTACGACTGATTATTCAGAAGCATTGATGGAGTTTATTACTTCTCCAAAGCCAACCATTGGTGAAGCTTTGCATGAGCTCACTGATATCCATGCGATTGTGCATCGTCATCTAGAAAATGGTGAAAAACTCTGGCCGCTGTCTATGCCATGTATGTTAGACGACAATGAAGAACGGATTCGTCTAGCGCAATACGGCACTTCTAATATTGGTCGCTTTAAAACACTATATCGTCGTGGTTTGGGAATTCGATATGGTCGTCGTATGCAGACGATTTCAGGTGTGCATTACAACTTATCTTTTCCTGATACGCTTTTTGCTGAATTGCAGGCACAAGAAACAGATGAACAATTAAAATCATTAAGTTTGCAGGATTATCGCAGCCATCGTTATTTTGGCCTCATTCGTAATTTTATCCGCTTAACACCACTGGTTATGTTTTTAGTGGGAGCGAGCCCAACAGTATGCCGCTGTTTTTTAACCGGACATAAACATCAGTTGTTGCCTTTAATCAAAGGTTCATACTATTTGCCGTATGCTACAGCTTTACGTATGGGACGCTTGGGCTATCAAAACTCTGCTCAAAAAAGCTTAGGTATTCATTACAACAATTTGACTGGCTATCTGGATGGTTTACAAAAAGCCGTTCATTCTCCTTACCCACCATTTAGTCGTTTAGGGTTAAATGATGCCGCTGGTGAGCCGTTGCAAATTAATGACCATGTTTTGCAGATCGAGAATGAATATTACAGTCTAGTCCGTCCAAAACAGGTGCCTCAAGCAGGTGAAACGCCGTCTCAAGCCTTAAAAAATCGAGGGGTGGGATATGTTGAGCTACGTGCTGTTGATGTAAACCCATACTCGGCAATTGGTGTTGATGAAATAACGGCAGGCTTCCTTGAAGTGTTAGCACTTTATTGTTTGCTAAGTGACAGCCCAGAGTTGTTAGGCCCTGAGCAAGACTTGATTGAAAAGAACCAGACGGAAGTGGTAAACCGAGGTCGTGCGCCGAACGCAACCATTACAGATTCAAATGGGTCTTATCACATCGAAGATTGGGCACGTTTGCATATTGCTCAAATGCAAGATTGTGCAGAATTACTCGATCAGACTTATGCAACAGACTTATACAGTTCAGCATTGGCAGTTATGCAAGCGCGAATTGATGAAGTTGATGAAACTTTATCTGCCCATGTCATCGACGATACGCTAAAGCATGGTGGAACTTGGAGTTTTGGTAGTCACATGGCGCAATTACATGCTGAAAGTTATGAACAGCATGAGCTTAGTGTGGGCACTTTGAAACATTTTGAACAGTTGGCTGCACAATCTTTACAGCAGCAAGAACAACTTGAGCACGATACTCAGATCAGTTTTGATCAATATCTTGAACAATATCGATAA
- a CDS encoding disulfide bond formation protein B, whose amino-acid sequence MRLSYRLVSGLLVLASIVGMSFALYLEHVKGLEPCPLCIFQRVGLMAMGLIALIAFLHNPVSNAVKRFYAFLAGIAILWSVSVAGRHVWLQHLPPDQVPSCGPGLNYLVDALPMKTVLQEVLSGSGECAAIDWAFLGQSLPVWSLVYFILLLLVCLWQLFRFYPVFKTAKKRV is encoded by the coding sequence ATGCGATTAAGTTACCGTTTGGTGAGTGGACTACTTGTTTTAGCAAGTATTGTCGGCATGTCTTTTGCGTTGTATCTGGAACATGTAAAAGGTTTAGAGCCATGTCCGCTCTGTATTTTTCAACGTGTTGGCTTAATGGCAATGGGCCTTATAGCACTGATTGCATTTTTGCATAACCCAGTTTCTAACGCGGTTAAACGCTTTTATGCATTTTTGGCTGGCATCGCGATTTTATGGTCAGTAAGTGTGGCAGGACGTCATGTCTGGCTACAACATTTACCCCCAGATCAAGTACCAAGCTGTGGTCCAGGCTTAAACTATTTAGTTGATGCCTTACCAATGAAAACAGTTTTACAAGAAGTCTTGTCGGGTTCAGGTGAGTGTGCAGCAATTGACTGGGCCTTCTTAGGCCAATCTTTACCAGTTTGGTCATTGGTCTATTTTATTTTGCTATTACTAGTCTGTTTATGGCAATTGTTCCGCTTCTATCCAGTGTTTAAGACCGCTAAAAAAAGAGTTTAA